Genomic window (Akkermansiaceae bacterium):
GTCCAGCAGGAGGATCACGTCCTTGCCCTGCTCAACCAGGCGCTTCGCCCGCTCGATCACCATGTCGGCGACCTGCGCGTGGCGCTTCGGCGATTCGTCGAAGGTGGAGGCGAACACCTCGGCACCCACGGTTTCCTCAAAGTCGGTGACTTCCTCCGGACGCTCGTCCAGCAGCAGGATCACCAGCTCCGCCTCCGGGTGGTTGCGCTTGATCGACTTCGCGATCTGCTTGAGCAAAATGGTTTTACCTCCCCGCGGAGGCGCGACGATGAGCCCGCGCTGGCCCTTGCCGAGCGGCGCGATGAGGTCGATGACTCGCACGCCGAGGAACTCCGTTCCCTCACCTTCCAGGTGGATGCGTTGGTCAGGGAAAAGCGGCGTCAGCTTGTCGAACTCCGTCGGTTGCTGGAAGTCCGCGACCGGGATACCCTCTATCTCGATGACATCGCCGGCGGTCATGTACTTGTCTTTTTCCCGCGGCACCTTCACGTGGACCTTCACCTTCTGGCCGATGCGCAGGCCATGTTCCCGCAGCAGATTCGCGCTCACATGGATGTCATCCTGCCCAGGCCGGAAGCTCCGGTGCGGATCCCGCAGCATGGCGAAATTCTCCTTCACGCCCTCCAGTATCCCTTCGCAGACGATCTCCGCGCCTTCCTTGCCATAGAAGCACAGCAGTTCATAGACGAGCTGCGTCTTCGGGATGCCTCCGGGAATACGGGCTGGCACGGCCTCCGCCATCGCCTGCAGTTCCGAGAAAGATTTCAGGCGGAGCAGGTTCACATCCACCAGAGGCGGCACCTGGACCTTCGGTGGGGTTTCCACAGGAGCCTGCTCCTCAACAGCAACGGCATCCTGCCCGGGTGCGGTTGCTTCCCCGGATGGCGAGGCGGCGGGCACATCGGCTGGAATTCCGTTTCCGGCATCGGAGGCTTCGATCTCGTTGGGACTTGTCATGGGGAATGCTTGGCAGAACCGGCGGACCTGGGCTTCCAGAACCTCGGGCGGACCCTCGTTCCAGAACACCACATCCGCGCGGCGTATTTTCTCTTCTCCGGGGAGTTGCGCATAGAGCATCGATCCGATCATCCGATCATCGAAGCCGTTGCGCAGTTTCACACGCTCGATCTGGCTCCGCCGGGAACAGGCAACGACGATCACCTCATCCTGGCCGAAATCGAAGCCCGTTTCGAAGAAAAGGGGGATATCGGCGACGAATCCCCCCGCGCCATTTCTGGCAGCGCGCTCCAACAAAGCAAGACATTCCTTCCTCACCCGGGGATGCAGGATGGCTTCCAGTTTCTTCCGTTCCTCCGGACTTCCGAACACCCTTTCCCGAAGAAATCCCCGGTCCGCCTTCCCTTCGCCATCCACCACCCCTTCGCCAAATGATTCCAATAATGCCGCCGCGACCCCGGCATCCCCATCCAGCAATGCCCGCACCGCCGCATCGCTGTCAAAAACCACCACCCCCGGCAACAGTTCCCTGAACCACCGGACCACCGTCGATTTCCCCGAAGCAATTCCCCCCGTGAGTGCCAGCACGCGCATGCGATCATGAGTAAGGAGGGTGGACACTCCTGTCCACCTCTTCCGGAGAAGCGGGACAATCCTGGCCGGACGGGTTGCGGGGAGATCCATGATCCATGATCCATGATCCATGATCCATGATCCATGATCCATGATCCATGATCCATGATCCATGACCGATGATCCATGACCGATGACCGATGACCGATGACCGATGACCGATGACCGATGACCGATGACCGATGACCGATGACCGATGACCGATGACCGATGACCGATGACCGATGACCGATGACCGATGACCTGTCCCGCTGCCGTCGAGGCCGGTCTGGAGACCGGCGCTCCCAGCGCCTTCCTGATGAGCAAAAAAACAGGCGGAGGATTTCTCCTCCGCCTGCATGGAATTATCAATCTACCGGAGCAACCACCTCACTGAGGCAGGCTGATGTCCGGAAGCACACCGCCGTTGTAGTCAGGTGCACCACTGGTCGAAACCGGTGTCGATGTCGGAGGGGCATCCGCTCCGCGGAGCGGACGACCGGTGGCATCGATGATCTGGGCGGTGACGAAGATGATCAGGTTGCTCTTGATCCGGTTCTCCGACTTGCTCTGGAACAGGCGGCCGATGAACGGGATGTCCCCCAGGATCGGCACCTTGTCCTCGACGTTTTGCACGTCCTCACGCATCAGACCACCGACCGCGACGGTGTAACCGTCATAGATCGTCAGGGAGGTATCGACCTTGCGGGTCGAGAACACCGGCATCTCGATGCGGTTCTCAGTGATGGTGACGGTGACCGGGTTACCCAGAATGTCCGTGGAAGGCGACTGGATCGGGCTGCCGTAGTTGATGAAGCCTTCGAACTCGACGATTTCCGGGATGAAGCGAAGCTCGATCACGAAGTCGTTGTCACCGACATTCGGCTCAATCTCGAGCGTCACACCGGTATTCCGGGTTTCGAACGCGGTTGGCGTCGCCGGAGTGACCGGGAACATGCCGGAGCCGCCACCCAGACCGCCGACGATACCGCCGCCGGTGCCGCCGGTCGCACCGACGCTGTTCGGAAGTTCCGGGGGTTCGTATTCGGTCGGATAGATGAATTCGCGGATGATCTCGATCTTGGCCTTCTGGCCGCTCTTCGCCATCACGGACGGAGCGGTCATGAGGTCGGTCCCCTTCTTCTGGGCGAGGCCGCGCATGATGAGCTGGACCTGGCCGTCGGAGAACAGACCGGTGAGGGCAGCGATGCCCGGCGCCACGTTCGCCTGCTGGGCGGTGCGGTTCGGGTTGTTGAGGATCGCGTCGATGTTGTTGCGGTTGATCGCCTGGTCACCGGAGCGGAGACCGCCGGTCATGATGTTGGTGACGTTCTGGGAAGGATCCGCCGGGAAGCTCGGCAGGGTCAGGCCGTTGACCGGGTTGACAAAGTCACCGGAGCCGCGGAAGCCGCCGCTGCTGACGGTGCCGCCGCTGCCGAAGAGATGGTTCTCGGAAAGACCGAACGGGGAAACGACCCAGTCGAAACCGAGTTCGTCGGTATTTTCCTGGGAAACCTCGACGAACTTGGTGGTGATCTTCACCTGCTTCGGCTGGTTGTTTCTCGTCACCTCCACGAGGTTCTCGATCTTCTCGAGTTCGCTCGGAGTGTTGCGGACGACTAGGTTGCCACCAGCCAAGGTCACGGAGCTGCCATCCGCGAAGGTGATGCCGTTGTTGATCAGGAGTTCCCGGATCGGCTTGCGGGTGGAAAGGGAGGATCCACCTGTGTCACCACCGCCGCCGAACGGATCGACAGGAGCCGCAGCACCACCACCACCGGCGCCTTCAAGCTGGGTGGAGAAGTCCGGGGACACGCTGAAGGTGCGCATGAAGAAATCTTCGCCGGTTTCGTTCTGAGGAACGAGGGTGACGGAGAAATCATCCACCTTGAAGCGCAGCTTGGCGGCATCACAGATGTATTGGAGGGCGGTCTGCAGCGGCACGTTGCGGACGCGCAGTTGAGGAATGCGGATGGTGGATGGATCCGGAGCCGCGGCGAGGGTGTCGGCGGGAGCGGTGCCATCCGGGGAAGGAGCGGCGGCGGCTGCCGGACGGGGACGGCGGACGATGAAGTTCACGCCCTTCTTCGTGGGATCCAGTTCCATCGTATCCAGCTCCACGGAGCGCATGCGGAGGAAATCGATCGCTTCTTCAACCGTGGTGTCCTCGAAGTCGATCCGCGGGACGATGATGGTTTTCAGCTTCTGGGTGATGTAGGCGACTCCGCCGGTGTCACCGGAACGACCGTCCGTTTGCAGAGGGAAGTCCGGCAGGGTGGCTGGCACGGCCAGTTCCCAGGCCTTGTCCACTTCCATCAGAAGCTCGGCGCGGGTGTGGTCGTAGGCGGCGCGGTAGTAGTCGGACTTGGCGGCGGCCAGGCGCTCCAGGCCACGGCGGGCGGCGGAGTTGTGGGGATCCTTGCGCAGGACGTTCTCATACTCGCGCTTGGCATCGTCATACTTGCCGAGATTGTAGTTGCCTTCCGCCATGTAAATGCCGCGGCGGACGGCATCGACATTCTGGGTATGCTCGTAAGTGAGGGCCGGATTGGTGCGGATGGGATCATCCAGATAGCTGAGCTCACGCTTGGCGGCGGCGTTCTCCGGATCCACGTTCGGTGCGAGGACACCGTCCAGAAGGGCACGGGCTTCGGTGTATTTGCCAACGCGGCGGTGCTGCTGTGCCAAGGCCACGCTCGCATCCGCGAGGTGGGCGGTGTATTCCAGCCGGCGATCCTCAAGGCTCGGCGCGTCCGGAAGGCGGTCCAGCGATTCGCGGTACTTGTTCACCGCGACCTGATAGTCGGCCTTCGCATAGGCTTCACGGCCTTCACCGAGAAGACGATCCGCATCCACCACCGCTTCCTGGCGGCGGATCATTTCGCGCTGGGCGAGCCCGCTATAGCTGCCACCTTCATCCGCCGTGGCGACCGTGACGGTCACCGGCATGGAGGTAGCCACCGCCATCAACGCGAGGGCGGTGCGACTGGAACGATACATTGGCGTTTTTTGCATACGTGATTTCGGGTTTTTGGCGGTGTTATGAAACTTTGGAAAGAGATTTTTTCGGGGAGACATCAAATCGTTGTTTGTAAAGTCTAACGTTTCGGGATTTCGATGGTTTTTTTCGTTCCATCGGGCGCCGAATACTCGACTTCGATTTTTTCCGGGGTGACGGATTTGAGGAGGTAGTCCTTCTTGTCGGAGTTCGCCGGCAGGCCGAAGGTGGTGTTTTCCTCGATTTTGAACTGGCTGCCAGCTTGGTCGAGCGCCTCCAGTTTCAGCACGGCGGTGCGATCATACTGGCTGTAGACCGGCAGTTCCTCCGGATCGCGGAAGCTCTGCTTGAGTTCGTAGATCGTGCCCTTCTTGTTGGCCTTCTGGTCCTCGACCCGGACGAATTTGAACGGCTGCTCGGAGTTGGTCCTCTCGTTCTTCACCACCCGCTCCTCGGAACCAAGGAGCTTGAAGCGGCCCTTCATCACGCCGTCCGCAAAGAAGATTTCGTCCGGCTTGACCACTCCGCCCGCCGGGATCCTGTTGGTCCCGCCCTTGTTGTCGCGGTAGTTGAAGCCAAAGCCGCCGTCGCTATCGAATCCAGGACGGAGAACCCAGTTGAGGCTCTCATCACCGAGATACACCAGCTTGTTGATGAGCGCGGGAAAGTCCTCCGAATTCGTCGGGTCGGTCTTGGCGTTGAATTCCTCCAGGTTGGAGAAGCCGTCGCCGTCCGGATCCCGCAAAGGGGAATCCCCGAAGCCCGGGTCGAGGCGGTATTGCAGCCACCACTGGTTCGGGATGGGCGGATGGATGGGATCCCCGCCGTAGGGATCGACCGGCTTGGCGGGATCGGACTTGGAGATGAACAGCGGGATGCCGGTGAAGAGATTGACCGGGCGGCCCTTGTCGTCCGCCTGGTCCCACTTGCGCTTGTTGCCGAGGGAGGCGGACGCTTTCGCAACCAGATCCGCATCCGTGACGGCGGGATTGTCATTGCCGGAGCCTTTGAGTTCCGTCGCGAAGTCTTCCTCTACCTTGCCGACCTTCAGCAAACCGACGGCTGCAAGCCCGAGGGCGATGACCGCGGCACCGCCGAGGGCGGCCTTCTCATAATTTTTCGATAACCAGGACATGGATGAAAACGGGTTTTAAGGAAATGAACCTCAGAATTTTTTGGCGGGCAGGAACTGCATGATGTCGATGCGGACGAAGACGTAGATGTCTTCCGTTCCGAGAACCTGCTGGAGGATCCTGCCGGTATCGACCGGGGCGGGAGCGGCGGCGGCGGCCTCAGGTGCGGCACTTTCCGCAGCGGGGGCGGGAGCGGCATCATCGGCGGCCGGAGCGGCTTCAGCGGGATCCGGAGGCAGGGCGAAGCCACCATCCGCAGGGGCGGCATCCGTCGTCGGCACCGGGTCATCGAACTTGGCATCCGTTGCCAGAGGCGGCCCTTTCCTCTCGTTGGAAATACGGACGGAACGGACGACGTAGTAGTGCTTGTCCGAGCCTGCGATGGAGGAGAAGAAATCACGCGCGGCGGCTTCGGAACCCTTGAAGGTCACCTCCACGGAAAGAGGGCGGGCAACCTGGCCCGACTCTTCCTTGAAGACTCCGCCATCTTCCTCCACCAGCTTCTCGCGGCGGACGTTGATGAGCTGGGCGATGCCGGGCTTGGCCAGAGAGAGCATCAGCTCCTTCATCGCACCCAGCTCGAAGTCGAGGATGCCGGTTGCGGCACCCTTGGCGAGAGATCCCGTGTAACCCTCGAAACCGAGGAAGAAGACACCCGGCACATCCGTCTTGCTCGCCTGGAACGCCGCGAGCACCTCCGCGTTCGCGGCCTGCAGCCGGTTGGTGAATTCCTGCGGCGGGATGTTATCGAGCTTCTCCGGACGGAACTTCCCGAAGGAAGTCTGGAGCGCCTCCGCAGCGGCCTTGTAGTCCGCCACAGCCTTGCGCTTGCCCTGCTCATTCGCCGTGGTGGGGTACAACGCGAGGTTCTCGGCGTCGTTGGTGATGGAGGTCTGTTCTTCGTAGCTCGCCTGGGCCTCGGCGTATTTGCCCGAAAACTGGAGGCCCGCGACGATCAATCCCGCGGCACCCACCAGGGTGATCCCGCCGAGGGTTGCGGCAAATTTGTTATCCTTGATCCAACTCATATGAGGTCAGTGAAAAATGTTCCGATGGGGTTTTTATCTGATGGCGACAGGCTCGGCGAGAGGCAGTGTGACCTCGAAGGGGAAGCCCAGCTCGCCGCTGCCGGCGTTGCCGACGGAAACTTTCAGGATCTGCTCATCCTTGAGGGTGACCGGCTTGCCGTCCTTGCCCGGCAGATCGAAATTGAAGGACTGGGTGTTCTCCCGGATCTTCTTGAGGATCTCGGAAACCACGTTCTGCCCGGCCGGATTGTCCCGCCAGAATCCGCGGATGCGGATGGCGTTCGCGTCCGTGAGGGATACTGGCTGGGCACTTGCACCCCTGCCACCGGTCGGAGCGTCCGATGTAAGGACCAGAAGATTTGTCTGGCCGTAGGCGGAACTGAAGAAGTCGGGCTTGATCAGGGATTTCGGCTGGCCGGCTTTCGGATCAACCTTCGTGTCAGCCAGCGGATTGTATCCGTTGAGCGGCTCCAGATCGGTGATCCAGACCGCGTCGCTGGCGAAGGAACCACGCACTTCGGAAAGCAGGTCATACCAATAGGCATGGTCGTCTTCCGCCTTGGTGTAGCCGGAGGCCACCTTGCGGATGCCTTCCTCTTCCCGCAGCAGGCCGCGGATGTTGTCAGCGATGGGGTTGAGCTGCTCGTTGGTTTCGGTCAGCGGCTGGAGTTTCTCCTTCTCCGCCTTCTGCCAGGCGAGATACTGCAGACCGGCCCATCCACCAGCACCCAAGAGGACCAGGGCGGCGGCACCGATGAGGAACGGCTTGCGGCGGTCCGCAGCGCGCGCCTGCTCGACGACGGCGGGCACCAGGTCGATGTTGATCCTGGATTTGCCCAGGCCACGCAGGCCGAGGCCGATGAGTTCACCAAGCAGGTGCCCATCGCGCTGGAGCACGGCGGGATCCATGCCCTTGCCCGCGGTCACGATGCCCAGCGGGTTGAAGAACTCCACCGGCAGGTTGAGCTTCTCCTGGAAGAACTCCAGCGTGTAGGGCAGGTTGGCGCCGCCTCCGGCCAGGATCACGCGCGTCGGCGCGCTGCCACCCTGCTGGCTTCGGTAGTAGTTGGTCGTGCGGGCGATTTCCGCCGGCAGACGGGTGAGGGCGTTGCGGACCACACCGGCCAGCGCGGCCACGCTTTCCTCCAGTTGCTCCGTATGGCCGCCTCCAAGCGCCACCATGCCGTGCTGCACCTTGGTGCCTTCCGCCTCCATGAAGGAAACGCCGTACTCCTTCGACACAGCGGCGGTCACCGCCGCTCCGCCGATGGCGATGCTGCGGGTGAAGAAGCGCTTGCCTTCGATGTAAAGCAGGTTGCTGGTCCGCGCACCGATGTCGATGAGCAGGACCGTTTCAGCAGGCTCGCCATAGGCGGCGCGGAACGCATTGTAGAGCGCCATCGGCGCGACATCCACCTCGACGGTGCTGAGACCGGAATCCGTTACGGCGGCATTGATCTCATCCAGCGCGTCACCCTTGATGGCGACGATGACGACCTCCTTCTCACCCGGGTTCTCGATCAGCTCGTAGTCCCACACCACCTCGTTGATGGGGAAAGGAACATGCTGCTGGGCTTCGAAGGTGACGAGCTGTTCGATGTTGTCCTCCTGCAGCGGGGGCAGCTTCACGAAGCGGGTGAAGACGGACTGGCCGGAGATCGCGTAGCGGACCTTCGACTTTCCGACCTTCAGCTTCTGGGCGAGGCTGGCGACGGCAATGCGGGTCTGGGAGACCCGGGCGGCCTCCATCGCGGGATCCGCGACGATGGCTTCGGATTCATAAGCCTTGAGGACAAGTCCTCCGCCTTTCGCGGCTTCGAACACGGCCATGCCGATTCGTTGGGAACCAATATTGAGAGCGACGGTTGCTGGAGTGTCAGCCATGATGCGTTTTTTGTGAAAATCGGAAAACAAGGAGCGGCGTACCGGAGATTCCGGCACGCCAGTGCAGGGAGGATCAGCGGCGCACCGGAGCCTCTTCCGCGTAGCGGTCCCACCACATCACGCTGAAGGGCGTTTCTTTCTTGCTCAGGAGGGGCACGGTGTCGGTCCGGGAGATCTTGTCCGAAGCGGCGTTCCACCAGCCGACCTGGCCCTTGTTGGTCTCAGCGGCGAGCTTCTCACCGTTGACCAGAACTTCGAAACCAACGAACTCCACGGAACTCTTGCCGGCCCTGTCGCTGCCGGTGAGGCGCTTGATCGAAGCTGGAGACAGGTACATGGAGGCATAGACGTCCTCATCCAGCGCGATGTTCACGTACTCGATGTCCTTGCTGAGCAGCAGGAAGGTCCCACTCTTCTCGGGGTTTTTCACAGCGATGTACCACTTCACCGTCATCCGCTCCAGCGTCTGGGATTTCGGCGCGGGAGCCATCTGGAACTTGAGCTTGGTCTCAACCTCCAGCCAGTCCTTTTGCTTGAAGGACTTGCCCTTCGCGCCTCCGAAATCGGTCGGGGAAGGAAGATCTTCGAAGCTCGGTTTGTCTGCGGTGACTTTCACGGCCTGGGCAACTGCGGAAGCGGAAAATGCCAGGGATGCGGTGACGACGGCGGCTGATAGGGCGATTTTTTGAAAGAAAGGAATCATGAGAATCGGGTTTCCAAGATAACTAGGTGCTGGGTGTCCGGGTTGGCCAGAGAAAAGGTCGGATCAGAATGAAAATTATTTCGTGTAATTACAAATGAAGTCCCCTTTTGCCGCAAGCGATTGACGGAATGCGCCGGGTGGTTCTCCATGGGGCATGCCCCGCCCGCAACCCGCCCTCAACCGACCGAATATCGTTGGCAGTTTCGGCCGTGCCGGGACGATCCCGGCCACGTCCGCAGCGGCGGCAGCGGAGGCCGCCGACCTGCTGGAGATCCGGCTGGATCTGATGGTGGCGGAGGGCACCACTCCGGAGCGCGGGATCTGGTCCCACCTGCTGGATATGCCATTGCTTTTCACGGCCCGGAGGAAAGAGGAAGGAAGCCCCATCGAGTTGAGTCATGCGAACCGGGAGAAACTCATCCGCCTCGCCATCGAGGATGCGGCCCTGATCGACATCGAGGTCGCCAGCATCAGCGAGATGTCCGCGGTCATCGAGGAGATGGCCCACCTCGGACTGCCATGGGTGGCATCCTATCATGACTTCGGAAAACTCCCTTCCACCGCCGCCCTGGAAACCGCGGCCGCACTGGCCGGGGACGCCGGCGCCGCCGTGTTCAAGGCAGCCGCGCGGGTGAATTCCGCGGCGGACGTCGCACGTCTGGCGGAGTTCCAGGCAGCGGACCACGGCCTGCCGGTGGCCACCATGGGCATGGGCCCGCTCGCCCCCGTGTCCAGGCTACTATGCGCGCAGTACGGCAGCGTGCTGAACTACGGCTACATCGGCGAAACGCCCACCGCCCCGGGCCAATGGAGCGCGGCTTTCCTGAAGGACGCGGTGTCACGGCTGACGACGCTTTGATCTCCCGCCGGGTGGATGGGAGATGGGGATGAAGAAAGGATCATCTCTCCCCGTCCTCACCCGATGATCTCCACCGGAGCATCCGGCAGTGCCTTGAGAAAGAGATTTCCATATCTCTTCGTCAGGATCCGGTTGTCCAGGATGCATACCAACCCGCTGTCCCTGGCGGTGCGGATCAGACGCCCCACACCCTGCCTCATCTTGAGGATCGCCTCCGGCACGGAGTAGTCCATGAACGGGTTCCCTCCCGCCGCCTCGATGGCCTCCAGGCGGGAGGCCGTGAGCGGGTGGTCCGGCACTGCGAAGGGCAGCCGCGTGACCACCACGTTCGACAGCGCCTCACCCGGAACATCCACGCCCGTCCAGAAGCTGTCCGTGCCAAAAAGGACACTGTGCACGTCATTCCGGAACTCCT
Coding sequences:
- the pilM gene encoding type IV pilus assembly protein PilM, producing the protein MADTPATVALNIGSQRIGMAVFEAAKGGGLVLKAYESEAIVADPAMEAARVSQTRIAVASLAQKLKVGKSKVRYAISGQSVFTRFVKLPPLQEDNIEQLVTFEAQQHVPFPINEVVWDYELIENPGEKEVVIVAIKGDALDEINAAVTDSGLSTVEVDVAPMALYNAFRAAYGEPAETVLLIDIGARTSNLLYIEGKRFFTRSIAIGGAAVTAAVSKEYGVSFMEAEGTKVQHGMVALGGGHTEQLEESVAALAGVVRNALTRLPAEIARTTNYYRSQQGGSAPTRVILAGGGANLPYTLEFFQEKLNLPVEFFNPLGIVTAGKGMDPAVLQRDGHLLGELIGLGLRGLGKSRINIDLVPAVVEQARAADRRKPFLIGAAALVLLGAGGWAGLQYLAWQKAEKEKLQPLTETNEQLNPIADNIRGLLREEEGIRKVASGYTKAEDDHAYWYDLLSEVRGSFASDAVWITDLEPLNGYNPLADTKVDPKAGQPKSLIKPDFFSSAYGQTNLLVLTSDAPTGGRGASAQPVSLTDANAIRIRGFWRDNPAGQNVVSEILKKIRENTQSFNFDLPGKDGKPVTLKDEQILKVSVGNAGSGELGFPFEVTLPLAEPVAIR
- a CDS encoding type I 3-dehydroquinate dehydratase — protein: MPRPQPALNRPNIVGSFGRAGTIPATSAAAAAEAADLLEIRLDLMVAEGTTPERGIWSHLLDMPLLFTARRKEEGSPIELSHANREKLIRLAIEDAALIDIEVASISEMSAVIEEMAHLGLPWVASYHDFGKLPSTAALETAAALAGDAGAAVFKAAARVNSAADVARLAEFQAADHGLPVATMGMGPLAPVSRLLCAQYGSVLNYGYIGETPTAPGQWSAAFLKDAVSRLTTL
- a CDS encoding type II and III secretion system protein, producing the protein MYRSSRTALALMAVATSMPVTVTVATADEGGSYSGLAQREMIRRQEAVVDADRLLGEGREAYAKADYQVAVNKYRESLDRLPDAPSLEDRRLEYTAHLADASVALAQQHRRVGKYTEARALLDGVLAPNVDPENAAAKRELSYLDDPIRTNPALTYEHTQNVDAVRRGIYMAEGNYNLGKYDDAKREYENVLRKDPHNSAARRGLERLAAAKSDYYRAAYDHTRAELLMEVDKAWELAVPATLPDFPLQTDGRSGDTGGVAYITQKLKTIIVPRIDFEDTTVEEAIDFLRMRSVELDTMELDPTKKGVNFIVRRPRPAAAAAPSPDGTAPADTLAAAPDPSTIRIPQLRVRNVPLQTALQYICDAAKLRFKVDDFSVTLVPQNETGEDFFMRTFSVSPDFSTQLEGAGGGGAAAPVDPFGGGGDTGGSSLSTRKPIRELLINNGITFADGSSVTLAGGNLVVRNTPSELEKIENLVEVTRNNQPKQVKITTKFVEVSQENTDELGFDWVVSPFGLSENHLFGSGGTVSSGGFRGSGDFVNPVNGLTLPSFPADPSQNVTNIMTGGLRSGDQAINRNNIDAILNNPNRTAQQANVAPGIAALTGLFSDGQVQLIMRGLAQKKGTDLMTAPSVMAKSGQKAKIEIIREFIYPTEYEPPELPNSVGATGGTGGGIVGGLGGGSGMFPVTPATPTAFETRNTGVTLEIEPNVGDNDFVIELRFIPEIVEFEGFINYGSPIQSPSTDILGNPVTVTITENRIEMPVFSTRKVDTSLTIYDGYTVAVGGLMREDVQNVEDKVPILGDIPFIGRLFQSKSENRIKSNLIIFVTAQIIDATGRPLRGADAPPTSTPVSTSGAPDYNGGVLPDISLPQ
- a CDS encoding Amuc_1100 family pilus-like protein; its protein translation is MSWIKDNKFAATLGGITLVGAAGLIVAGLQFSGKYAEAQASYEEQTSITNDAENLALYPTTANEQGKRKAVADYKAAAEALQTSFGKFRPEKLDNIPPQEFTNRLQAANAEVLAAFQASKTDVPGVFFLGFEGYTGSLAKGAATGILDFELGAMKELMLSLAKPGIAQLINVRREKLVEEDGGVFKEESGQVARPLSVEVTFKGSEAAARDFFSSIAGSDKHYYVVRSVRISNERKGPPLATDAKFDDPVPTTDAAPADGGFALPPDPAEAAPAADDAAPAPAAESAAPEAAAAAPAPVDTGRILQQVLGTEDIYVFVRIDIMQFLPAKKF
- the rho gene encoding transcription termination factor Rho; protein product: MRVLALTGGIASGKSTVVRWFRELLPGVVVFDSDAAVRALLDGDAGVAAALLESFGEGVVDGEGKADRGFLRERVFGSPEERKKLEAILHPRVRKECLALLERAARNGAGGFVADIPLFFETGFDFGQDEVIVVACSRRSQIERVKLRNGFDDRMIGSMLYAQLPGEEKIRRADVVFWNEGPPEVLEAQVRRFCQAFPMTSPNEIEASDAGNGIPADVPAASPSGEATAPGQDAVAVEEQAPVETPPKVQVPPLVDVNLLRLKSFSELQAMAEAVPARIPGGIPKTQLVYELLCFYGKEGAEIVCEGILEGVKENFAMLRDPHRSFRPGQDDIHVSANLLREHGLRIGQKVKVHVKVPREKDKYMTAGDVIEIEGIPVADFQQPTEFDKLTPLFPDQRIHLEGEGTEFLGVRVIDLIAPLGKGQRGLIVAPPRGGKTILLKQIAKSIKRNHPEAELVILLLDERPEEVTDFEETVGAEVFASTFDESPKRHAQVADMVIERAKRLVEQGKDVILLLDSLTRLARGHNSAMQGGPIGSGGVSPVALQKSRKFFGTARNVEEGGSLTILATALVETESRLDDVVFEEFKGTGNMEVRLDRELAERRVFPAIHIPQSGTRNDDRLYHPDEFVKVVDVRRQLAQQPIGDAIESLLSNLKGTKTNAEFLLRGLR